CACATACCAGGGTGATAGTCGGATGGTGTTTCTTGGCTGCACTCTCAGCCGCAATTACATTGACAAAACTCTAGTCGCCGATCAGCTTCAGGgcgaaaaaagaaaaaaaaaagggagaagggaaaagggAGAACATACCACTGCCTTGAAGTACGCCTTGAAATAAAAGGTCTTGGTCACTCCCATTCCATCCTGGTCCAGCTGCCATCCGCGTTGCCGTAGCGAGTTCAGCCCTCTCACTACCTGCTCTGTGTCTTCCCCTTCGGAGAATCGAATGGTAGATGGCTGATTAGTCGATGAAGCCATCCGGACCGGAGAGCATGTCGCAACGGAGGTTGAAGCAATAGGAACGCGGAGAGGACAAGTTCGCGTTGCAGTCCAGAACACGGGAGGAATTGGTTGTGCTGTTTGGATACGAGCAAGCCGTGAGAGCTGGAGGATACTACGTCGCATAATGAAAAGGCGCTGGTGTGTTGCAGCTGCTCAATCCGTATAAACGAGACGAgcaagaagatgatgaagtcATCGGTCCGTCGGTCCGGATCATCTGGAAGTCCCGCCACGCAACTCTCCGTACAGGCAACTACACAGTACTTAGGATGCCCATATCCTACGATGAGAAGacaaaataaaaaaagaaaaaaaagacattAGTAGATTCAGCTTTTGCTCTATGGGCCGTCCCAAGCAAAGCGCCCGAACACCACCGCAGAATGCCGCCATTTCAAATTACATCTGCATCACAGATAGGAAAAtaaagcaaagaaaaaagggaaaaaaaattacACAGTCATCATGATCAGAATAGAAACGCTATCACTGGTCTGGCCAGTGGCCCCATTCGCTTCTTCGCTTCTCTATCTGAGCCAGTCAAAAAGAGGAAGGAAATGAGGCATTGGGGTACACATTGATCCAGGTCTCTGGTTCAATACTAAGGACCCACATGCAGCTTCCCATCGATCAGATCAGaggcaaagaaaaaagagtaggaaaaaaaaaaaaaacttagCAATACATTGGGGGTATGAAGTTTTAAAACAATCCCTTTCCTCCACTCAAATGCACAAGAACAAAAGATAAAGATCAGTTGATGTTCCTTCAAAAgggcaaaaaagaaagaagtaCTTCATGCCTCCATTGACAAACTGTCTGCTTGAGCATCGTCTTATGGTCGTTCAATCATAATTGTGTAAATCAGCATGTCATCATGCAATGATCTAACGTTATGTAGTTGAAGGTTCTTTTTTAAGACAGGGAGTTGCGACGAGAGGCAACACGGGAGTTAGCTTGGGAAGCAACACGGGAGTTGGCTTGCGAGGGATCGCGTGATGCGATGTAGCTGTTCTGGCGACTTCCCAATGTCTGTCGGATGCGAAGGTTCTGCTGCGACCTCACAAACGAGTTGGCACGAGAGTTGAGCTGGGAAACTCCTTGTCCCTGAGCCATGTGCTGATGCATCTCCGCACGGGCGTCCGAGAGCTGTTGGGCAAATGGCGAGCGTTTGCGAAGAGTTGGTCCGTACCAGTAGACAACGTACACTGCAAGCACGAGAACGAAAGAAATACAGCCTGAAGAATTGTCAGAAAAGACGGTTAAGGGCAGAAAAGAAGCACAAGAAACTTACCAAGAATAGTAGACGCATACTCAAGGTGATATTTGCCGCCAATGTCTATATAAATGCATTAGTATCCGGAAATGAAAAGGAAAGCAAAGAGAGAAAACATACTCTGATAGAAAGGAGTAGCAGGCACAGTCAGAACACCAGCCAAGAAGTCTCTGGCCCAGCCGTTGCCACCAGTCGCCGAGGCTGAGTAGGGTCCGTAGGCACAGATCATGTAGTCAATGGTGGCCATGTAAATAGCGTAATTGGCAATGCCGACAATGGCCGCGAAAATCATGCTTCCAATCCAGTGGACGTTCGACAAGCTGGTCCAGGCGAAGCCAAAGAGACCAATGGGTAGACAGGGTGCTGTGTACAACAACCACCAAAGACGAGATTCGTACTGCGTGCGCTCGTCGTCCGGCCAGCGAAGACGCTGGGCCTTGTTCCGACGGAACACGGGAATGAAAGATGCATAGGCAATGAAGTAGCCGACAAGGATGGGAATGAAGGATAGACCAATGGCCCAGGCGCTGAAGTTCCACTGTCCGTACACCAAGGCAAACGACTGGATAAACATGAAAATCAGAGCGTCGCTGAATCCACTGAGGAGCGAGAGAGTCATGACAATGGGCTCCGTCAAGAACATGCGGAACGGACGAATCCAAGTGACAAGAACCTCACGGACCGAAAAGCGCTCCCTGTAGGGTACCAGCTCGTTGGGGCCATACACATTGAGATTCTCGCCGCTCTTACGCTTCCGCTTGGCGATCTTGTCGAGCATGATGGTAGTTCTGGTTTCGGGCACGAGGACGAAGTGCAGGGCCTGGACAAAACCGCCAAAGATCAACTGGATCCAGATGTTCCAGCGCCAGGGCAGGAATTGTTCAACGAAACCACCAACGACAGGGCCGATGACGGAACCAGCAACGGACGAGAAGACAACGCAGGCCACAGCATACTGCTGGTCTTCAGCCTCCCACAGGTCGGCAATCATGCCAAGGGTGACAGAGCCACCGGCAGACGACAGACCACCCAGGGCCCGACCAACTATGATGGTGGCGAAATTGGGAGCGATAGCAACAGGAATCTGCCAAATGTTGACAAGAAAGAGACTGGCTTGGAGGATAGGCTTGCGGCCAAGCTCCTCACTCCACGGAGCCCACAATTCGCAGCCAAAGGCGTACAAGACCAGGAAGATCATGGCACCACAACGAGCAGCCTGCTTGCTGACGTTGAACTCCTCCGAAATTCCCCCGACGGCGTTGGAGTAGAGACTGGTATTGAAGTTCATCGAAACCTGGACCAAGAAGATGACCATGATGATTGTCCACTTTTTCAACGACGAAAAGGAGTAGCCCAACTGGTCGTAACAGTCGGCCTCGGTGAGCTCAATCTTGGGGTCGGATGGGGTACGCTGAGCCTTGTCCAGAGACTCAGGCTGGTCGGTTTGGGGTACAATGACACCGTTGTCTTCCTTGAGGGCGTTTTTGAGAATCGCGTCCACATGAGTGGAGGAAGTCTCGCTGTCGCGGGGCTTCTCCTCGGAGGAGAATTTATGATCACCCGCCATGGTTTCGGCCACTGCGGCCAAATCGAAGCGGTTAGTTAGAAAGCCAAAGGGAGTGCATCGAACGAGGAATTGGAGACATACGGGTTTAGTAAAGACGAGACAAGAACAGTCTCAGGACAGTGACACTCTCTGAGACAAAAGAGGGTGCTCACGAGGCTGACAGAGCCAGCAGTAAAAGAGACACTGATTATCTCTGATAATCAGTGACAAGAACCAGGAAGTTCCAAGAAAACACTCAGGAACGATgaggagaagtgagaaaggaaaaagagaaaaaaagggacAAGGTGAGCaatgagagagaaagaagaaagagaaagggaagaatGTAAGAAAGGTAAGAAAGGTgggaaggagagagaagaaaaaggaatgtTGGGGAAGGAACGAATAAATACAGGCCGAAGCGGGTGAATTCAAATAATAAATTTTGGGAAGGAACAGTGAATGATACCTGGTTACCAGATTGGGAAAGTACGGGGAACGGCCCCAGGCCGATACGACGGTTGGCCGACGGTCCACTGTAGGTCATTATTACAGACACACTGGTCCGGGGAAGTAGCACGAAGTACACTATAATACACTATAGAATACGCCGGAGAGCCAGCCCTATGCTGTTGTCTCGTTATAGTACTACAGATCGTAGAATGGACAATGTAACTGTAGAGAACAAGCATACGGTATGCCGAACATACAGCTCAGGGCACTCTTCGCCACGTCGGTTGCTTTCTTTCGAATTTACGGCATCCTCTGAATACGGAACTTAAGCACGGGAAAAGGCGAACAAGAAATGGATGCCAAGGTCCAAGCTAGAACTACTAACAGAGTTTGGTTAGCGTCCTTTGCCTCCCCACGGGCAATGGCCAACCAATTGGGTTATGGTCCCACTCCGGGGGTTTAGCGTACTTTGTACTTGTCTCCGGATTGCCTTTTTTGGGAACAGGGACAGACCCTGTCGGAGAGATGAGTATTTACATAATGTGGTATAAACCTCATAGAATGGTCGTATAGATTACTAGAGGAATGCATTATTGTATGTAAGATCAGGTGGTTGCACCAGAGATTCCATGGACCCGTCCCAGTCACGGGGTCAGACCAGCAAATTGACGTCTTGCAGCAAACCTTGTCAGTCCCTGTTGCCGGTCATGACTCGGACTTGACCGGCTTCTGACGTCATGTGACTTTCCTGAAACGGATTTGGTCCATCGGGACGCTTCTGATCATACTGCTCCTAGCCTAGCGCATACAGTAATGTGCTGGATAATAGTAATAcatccgtactccgtactccgtagtggCATACCGATTGTCATCGCACGATATTCTCCGACTGTCAGCCAGAATTCACGTGATTTTCCCTCGCCGGTTCCGGTTCGGCCGGTCTCCGTGCCTGTTTTCGGTTCAGTACCGACCGCCTTCTTAATCCGGCCGTATCAGTCTTAGCTTCAACATACAAACTGCCTGGttcaccttcatcaaccTCACTACTCCTGCTCCTCTTATCCATCGGTTTCTATACCCAGGGAAGCGTTTTCTTAGCTGTTATATACTGTATCCACTGCTTTACATCACCACGTTTTCCAGTGACATGAACCATCCTTCCGCCGAACCGTCTCTTCCCCCGCAGAGCTCGCCGCGCAGCCGTCTATCTATCTCGGAACATCGTCGTTCAGCATTGGCCAGCTTGAATTCAAATATGGCCGACTCTACCGTGGCCCAATCCGATCCCCGGTCCTCCTCCAAACCCCGTGCAAGCAACGGCGGCAGTCCGATTTTGGCCACCACCGGCGATccacaccatcatcatcgcacTCCCTCACTGGGAGAATTGCATCAGGAGCTCGAGCAGGAACAGGAAGCTCAGGTGGTATGATATGACAGGCCCCTGCCCATTCTTTGAGTTTGACCCTTTTCGTCTAAGAGTTGCCCTTGGGGTAATAATCATCGGCACCGCTGACCGTTTAACTTTGGTTGCCAGAACCGACTCCTGCAGATGATTCGCTCCCAGCAGGCCCAACTCCAACAGcttcagcaacagcagcaaccgcagTCCTCTGGAACCGCCATTGTCGACGAGACTACCCCACATTCCGATTCTACGCCATTCCCACCCTTCCCGCCACTCCCCACGGCAAGTGGCCGAACTTCCACCCAATTGTCTCCCTCGTTCTCCAGTCGTCGACAATCTCGGCCATCTAGTCAGGCCGCGTCCCCTAATCTCCGACCGCAACCCTCCCTGCACCATCTGCGTGGACCCCCGGAAGGGTTGGAGTCACTTGCGGGCACCAGTGATAACGCCGCGTCGCGGAGTAACAGCAGAGATGAGTGCGCATTTTACCAGGCAGAAGCAGCCATGCTTTCTCGCGAAAATCAGATGTTGCGTCAGCGAATCCGGGATTTAGGTAAGTCGCGCATGCGGCATTTTAGTTTTCTCTTTCGttgtctttctctttttgcatTTTCCTCCTTCCGACCGGGATGTACCGTCTCCGGAATTAACTTTTTACCCCACAACTGCCATGCGCTAATACCGGACcgatttcttcttcccgTCTAGAGCGACAAGTTGCATCCCAAACCCAACCCGACTCGGCGGTCGACAAGACTTGATTTAGGCAAAATACATTAtacccaaaaaaaaaaaaaaaagccaaaaCGGTGTGCCAGGATCATCTCATCTCCTTCCCCAGATTTAACACCAATATTCTCCGTGGCACCTTCTAGATCCCAACTCATGCTACCTACCGGTACGACATTACCAAATAAATACCCATGTTCGCCATGTGCCATGTGAGACGACCCCGAAGCTGACTGTACAAGTACCTGTGTACCCCCTCATTCCAATGCGGTCTCACGAACGCCACGAGGTGACGAGGTGAGCAGATACCACCAGTATGGTATGGTGAAAGTATCACTAGGCTACATGATTATACCCTGTTTGATTAGTGTTTAGTGTTTAGTGTTTGTTGTACGTATACAATAGATCTTGCTACACGGCTGTTTTCTGTTCGTTTTTCTCAATTACGTAGAGTCGTACGCATATATATTTCGACAACCATTCTTGCTCGAATATATCCCGGTTCGTATGGAACACGACCCTAGCTATCACCTATTAATAGGCCCTCTATGGAAATAGTACGGAACAAGCATGTCCGGATTGAGCTTCGATTCCCTGAGTCATCGTTTGTTCTATATCCCGTATCCCTACGTCTACAAAGCAGATGACTCTCACAGCCACTACTACATGTACATAATACGACACTGCGACAAGGAACACACTACATCATTCAAATCCGAacccccccaaaaaaaagaTATATATCCCAGGTAAAATCTATCATAATAATATATACAACACGCTAATCCATATCCATCCCAATCTAATCCCTAACTAATCATACACCCACACAAGCTTACAGCTTAGCCTTTTCAGCCTGAGCCGCAAGGTCAGGCATCAGCAGATCCCGCAGGTCATTCGCAGCCTCGTTGAGGTAGTAGCTCATACGGTTTGCGCCGATGCGCTTGCAGACGATGTTGAAGTTGAGGCTATCGCATGTTAGCTTAACTCTTTTTCTTATAGTGTGAAGGAGGCGAAGACATACCTGTTCTCGTTAACCATGTACGCAATACCGAATCCATCATCGATGACCTGGCTCCATCCGTATCCGTTGAAGAACTCCGAGCTCAGCTGGCTGGTTGACAGGTACCACGAGCCACTGTAGCTGTAGGCAGGGTCCTGGTAGAGATCGGGCAGCTGCTCGCCGTCCTTGAGTAGCTTCTTCAGACCGAACAGGTGGCGGTCGACACCGCGGCCGTCGCTGGCGTCCATGGTGTACTTGGTGTGCGAGGCGAGAGCGGTGCGGAAGAGACGCACGACTTCCTCGCGGGGCACAGAGGAATCTTGATGGGCCTTGCAGAAGGCGGTGCTGTCGTCAGAGACGGTACGGATGGTCTCCGTACGGCCCTCCTGGAACTTACGGGTCGAGGCGGACTCGTAGGTGGGACGGTTCTTGCCGTACATCTTGAAGTACGCTAGCTGGATGATCATTTGGACGTACGCGTCGGGGCTGCACTTGAACTTCTTGATCAGACCCTTTCCGTAACCCTGGTAGGCCTGGACGACCAGTTCGTGCGAGCCGATCTGCTGGCTGTGCTCCTTGTGGGCGGCGGTGATGGACTCCTGCACGGCGTCGTTCACTTTGAACTCGATGGGGCGGGGGTCAGCAAGGTTGGAGCGGACGGACTTGTCGGAGAGGTCGATCTTgttgttgaagatgaaggagtTGAGGGTGTCGTTCAAGCGGTGGGTGGGGCTACCGTCCATCATGCTGTGCTCACCCATGAAACCGGCAGTACCGTTGTCGTTGATGATGAACTGCAGCGGCTTGTCGAACCAGCGGTTGCAGCCGTCGCCGTGCCAGTACTGGTGGGCCCGCTCCTCCAGGGTGACGGGGGTGGCATCATCGAGGCAGACAAGGAAACCAGCAGACTCGATATCCTTCAGTGTCTGCTCGTTGACCGGATCGGCTGCAAGCAGCTGCTTCCGGGCATCGTTCCAGAGGTCCCGGTTGGCAACGGTCAAGACACCCACCGGGGGAGCGCGCTGCGCAATCTCATAGATACGCTCAAACTGTCTCTGCAGTtcggagaagttgagggGCTCGCCGTTGACAACAGTCGGCACCTTGAAGAACTGGTTCTTGcgcacaacaacaatatgCTCATTCTCCTGAGCAGCGAACTTGCGAGGCGCATCGACGCCATCGCCAGGGACACGGCAGCAGTTAAACATGTACTCATACGAGCCCATAGCCATAGGCTGGCCACGCATGTACTCCGGCTCCAACGAACCATCGTCAACCTGCTTCTTGAACTCCAGCGCAGCAGAGGCAATAGAAGCCGCTCGCTTAGCAGGCTCGCGCCGTGCCCGGTCATCCTTGAACGAATAGAAGTACGAGACATAGGGGATAACAGGGTCCCGGTATCCCAAGTATGCAGCGTTATTCCACCACTCCGTCAACCAGTTCCGGCAATTTGGGTCTGCCGCGCGCGCCAACAACCGCTCCTGCAATGTCTGGCCCGAGCCACCAGGACGAATGAAAGCCTCGACGGCCTTCTTGGTACGCTCGTACTCGGCATCGGTGACGATAGGGTGGACGGATTTCAGGTAACGCTTGGCGGTTTCCTCGAGAGACGGGACTGGCAGACGAGGGAGAGAGTCTTCAAAACGGAGCATTTTGCCCTTAGAGAGGTCTTCCTTGTATCCTAGAATTGATTAATTCCGGTGACCGAGTGGAAACATGTGAATCTGGGAAAACTTACCCTCAGGGACGGAAGATGCATTGCGACGAGGAGCCATGATGGGGGACTGTCTCGCAGTCAGAATTCAACTCCTCTCTTTCACTTTCCTATCCTAGGTACTCACTGATCTGGCGAGAATAGAGGGGGTAGGAGAAAGACGTTGCCGTGTGAAGGTGGTGGAAAGACGGCTTCGTGCAGAAGCCGTGAACATCCCTCGTTGTTTGAAAAAATGTGagaaagggagaagaagaagggggTTGAGGAAAGGGAAATTGAGGTCAAGGATGTCGTAAGAATGAAAGAAACGGACCGGAATAGAAAAGAGG
This region of Aspergillus chevalieri M1 DNA, chromosome 4, nearly complete sequence genomic DNA includes:
- a CDS encoding putative MFS multidrug transporter (COG:G;~EggNog:ENOG410QDYM;~InterPro:IPR020846,IPR011701,IPR036259;~PFAM:PF07690;~TransMembrane:11 (i81-102o122-140i152-175o181-198i205-224o236-256i315-334o346-373i394-414o420-440i492-514o);~go_function: GO:0022857 - transmembrane transporter activity [Evidence IEA];~go_process: GO:0055085 - transmembrane transport [Evidence IEA]) gives rise to the protein MAGDHKFSSEEKPRDSETSSTHVDAILKNALKEDNGVIVPQTDQPESLDKAQRTPSDPKIELTEADCYDQLGYSFSSLKKWTIIMVIFLVQVSMNFNTSLYSNAVGGISEEFNVSKQAARCGAMIFLVLYAFGCELWAPWSEELGRKPILQASLFLVNIWQIPVAIAPNFATIIVGRALGGLSSAGGSVTLGMIADLWEAEDQQYAVACVVFSSVAGSVIGPVVGGFVEQFLPWRWNIWIQLIFGGFVQALHFVLVPETRTTIMLDKIAKRKRKSGENLNVYGPNELVPYRERFSVREVLVTWIRPFRMFLTEPIVMTLSLLSGFSDALIFMFIQSFALVYGQWNFSAWAIGLSFIPILVGYFIAYASFIPVFRRNKAQRLRWPDDERTQYESRLWWLLYTAPCLPIGLFGFAWTSLSNVHWIGSMIFAAIVGIANYAIYMATIDYMICAYGPYSASATGGNGWARDFLAGVLTVPATPFYQNIGGKYHLEYASTILGCISFVLVLAVYVVYWYGPTLRKRSPFAQQLSDARAEMHQHMAQGQGVSQLNSRANSFVRSQQNLRIRQTLGSRQNSYIASRDPSQANSRVASQANSRVASRRNSLS
- a CDS encoding uncharacterized protein (COG:S;~EggNog:ENOG410PNBS); this encodes MNHPSAEPSLPPQSSPRSRLSISEHRRSALASLNSNMADSTVAQSDPRSSSKPRASNGGSPILATTGDPHHHHRTPSLGELHQELEQEQEAQVNRLLQMIRSQQAQLQQLQQQQQPQSSGTAIVDETTPHSDSTPFPPFPPLPTASGRTSTQLSPSFSSRRQSRPSSQAASPNLRPQPSLHHLRGPPEGLESLAGTSDNAASRSNSRDECAFYQAEAAMLSRENQMLRQRIRDLERQVASQTQPDSAVDKT
- the CAT2 gene encoding carnitine O-acetyltransferase CAT2 (COG:I;~EggNog:ENOG410PIH4;~InterPro:IPR000542,IPR042232,IPR042231,IPR039551;~PFAM:PF00755;~go_function: GO:0016746 - transferase activity, transferring acyl groups [Evidence IEA]), whose product is MFTASARSRLSTTFTRQRLSPTPSILARSSPIMAPRRNASSVPEGYKEDLSKGKMLRFEDSLPRLPVPSLEETAKRYLKSVHPIVTDAEYERTKKAVEAFIRPGGSGQTLQERLLARAADPNCRNWLTEWWNNAAYLGYRDPVIPYVSYFYSFKDDRARREPAKRAASIASAALEFKKQVDDGSLEPEYMRGQPMAMGSYEYMFNCCRVPGDGVDAPRKFAAQENEHIVVVRKNQFFKVPTVVNGEPLNFSELQRQFERIYEIAQRAPPVGVLTVANRDLWNDARKQLLAADPVNEQTLKDIESAGFLVCLDDATPVTLEERAHQYWHGDGCNRWFDKPLQFIINDNGTAGFMGEHSMMDGSPTHRLNDTLNSFIFNNKIDLSDKSVRSNLADPRPIEFKVNDAVQESITAAHKEHSQQIGSHELVVQAYQGYGKGLIKKFKCSPDAYVQMIIQLAYFKMYGKNRPTYESASTRKFQEGRTETIRTVSDDSTAFCKAHQDSSVPREEVVRLFRTALASHTKYTMDASDGRGVDRHLFGLKKLLKDGEQLPDLYQDPAYSYSGSWYLSTSQLSSEFFNGYGWSQVIDDGFGIAYMVNENSLNFNIVCKRIGANRMSYYLNEAANDLRDLLMPDLAAQAEKAKL